Proteins from a single region of Verrucomicrobiota bacterium:
- the thiH gene encoding 2-iminoacetate synthase ThiH: MASTSFADVFPALPLARWADRARSSTPEEVRSALACQSPRLADLPALLSPAAEPFLECLCARSRDSTRQRFGRTIRLFAPLYLSNECINNCAYCGFSRDNPILRVTLSVEEVLREARALKAQGFRNVLLVSGEHPRFVSEGYLRECVQAVAAEVPGVSIEVGPMETDEYRPLTGAGAEGLVVYQETYDPEVYAAMHTAGPKRDFGWRLATPERGYAAGFKRLGIGALFGLSDWRFEVLSVAAHADYLLKHCWRAQLTISLPRLRPCAGEFEPLSPMPDRNLAQTVAALRLVFPDVGLVLSTREPARLRDGLIPLGITLMSAGSHTEPGGYAGTGRDKLHRTERGRMVALESSVDDPRATGQFDIADPRSPQAMAAVLRRQGLDPVWKDWDTALSTPAGREPVKSE; this comes from the coding sequence ATGGCATCCACGAGTTTTGCCGACGTCTTTCCCGCGCTGCCCCTGGCTCGATGGGCGGATCGCGCCCGGTCTTCCACCCCCGAGGAAGTCCGGTCGGCGTTGGCGTGCCAGTCTCCGCGTTTGGCGGATTTGCCAGCGCTTCTCAGCCCGGCCGCCGAGCCTTTTCTCGAGTGTTTATGCGCCCGTTCGCGGGATTCAACGCGTCAGCGTTTTGGGCGGACCATCCGGCTGTTTGCACCACTCTATCTCTCGAACGAGTGCATCAACAACTGTGCTTATTGCGGTTTTTCGCGGGACAACCCGATTCTAAGGGTAACGCTTTCCGTCGAGGAGGTCTTGAGAGAGGCGCGCGCGTTGAAGGCGCAAGGATTTCGGAATGTGCTGCTGGTGTCCGGCGAACACCCGCGCTTCGTTTCGGAGGGCTACCTCCGCGAATGTGTCCAAGCCGTGGCGGCGGAAGTGCCCGGGGTCTCCATCGAAGTCGGACCAATGGAGACGGACGAGTATCGTCCTTTGACGGGGGCCGGGGCGGAGGGATTGGTGGTTTACCAGGAGACCTACGATCCCGAAGTTTACGCTGCGATGCATACCGCCGGTCCCAAACGGGACTTCGGCTGGCGCCTCGCCACGCCGGAACGCGGATACGCCGCGGGATTCAAGCGTTTGGGCATCGGCGCCCTGTTCGGGCTCAGTGATTGGAGGTTCGAGGTGTTGTCCGTGGCGGCCCACGCGGATTACTTGCTCAAGCATTGCTGGAGGGCTCAGCTCACGATTTCCCTGCCCCGGCTGCGTCCCTGCGCGGGAGAGTTCGAACCGCTTTCACCGATGCCTGACCGCAACCTGGCGCAGACCGTGGCGGCGTTGCGGTTGGTGTTTCCCGACGTGGGTTTGGTGCTCTCGACTCGCGAACCGGCCCGATTACGGGACGGTTTGATTCCGCTCGGCATCACGCTCATGAGCGCGGGCAGCCACACGGAACCTGGAGGCTATGCCGGAACAGGACGCGACAAATTGCATCGCACCGAGCGCGGTCGGATGGTGGCGTTGGAATCCTCCGTGGACGACCCGCGGGCGACCGGCCAGTTCGACATTGCCGACCCGCGATCACCTCAGGCCATGGCGGCCGTGTTGCGCAGGCAAGGGCTTGATCCGGTTTGGAAGGATTGGGACACCGCGTTGTCCACCCCGGCGGGCCGGGAACCGGTTAAGTCTGAATGA
- a CDS encoding putative manganese-dependent inorganic diphosphatase, whose translation MSEVLVMGHRNPDTDSICAAIGYADFKRRTGMQTAVAARCGELNDRIHFVLSTFGAAPPKFVADVSPKIRDVMQSNVVSVPPRTTVAEALGIMDDRNIRVLPVLDADLKCKGLLSVFKMSKFFFPSTAKPLASRRVLATIGNLARTLNAKPAHMVEPDREDEMQLMIAAMAHENFAKRLASYKPAEIVLVVGDRADIQWLAIDKKVRVVVITGGLPIEEHLLEFARRNDVSVLLSPHDSASTAMLCRAAITVDHMSHDKFLSFRAEESIASVKGMAAASKFQAFPVVDDKARVVGILSKTDFLKKVHRKLILVDHNELSQAVHGADQVEILEVIDHHRIGSFTSAQPILFRNEPVGSTSTIVAEGFFHQQVELTPATAGLLLAGLISDTLNLTSPTTTERDASVLSKLEQVSGIQAGEFTEKLFASGSVLVSKTPDLAVVADCKAYAEKGRTFSVAQIEELGFDAFWKRRAELTHALEEHRAAKGYLFSALLVTDVVQQISLLLVAGPAVYVESIDYPEIEPGVFELEGVVSRKKQALPYLTSQLALVEPRLA comes from the coding sequence ATGAGTGAAGTCTTGGTCATGGGGCATCGCAATCCCGACACGGATTCGATTTGCGCGGCCATTGGTTACGCCGATTTCAAGCGACGCACCGGCATGCAGACCGCGGTCGCGGCTCGCTGTGGCGAGCTCAACGACCGCATTCATTTTGTGCTTTCGACCTTCGGGGCGGCGCCTCCGAAGTTTGTCGCGGACGTTTCCCCCAAAATCCGGGATGTCATGCAGTCGAATGTGGTCAGCGTGCCGCCGCGCACGACGGTGGCCGAGGCGTTGGGCATCATGGATGACCGGAACATCCGGGTGCTGCCCGTGCTGGACGCGGACTTGAAATGCAAGGGGCTGCTCTCGGTGTTCAAGATGAGCAAGTTCTTTTTTCCCTCGACGGCCAAGCCGCTGGCCTCCCGTCGTGTGCTGGCCACGATTGGAAATCTGGCCCGGACGCTCAACGCGAAGCCCGCCCACATGGTCGAGCCGGACCGCGAGGACGAGATGCAGTTGATGATCGCGGCCATGGCGCATGAGAATTTCGCCAAGCGCCTGGCCAGTTACAAACCCGCCGAGATCGTGCTTGTCGTGGGGGATCGCGCGGACATTCAATGGCTGGCCATTGACAAGAAGGTGCGCGTGGTGGTGATCACGGGCGGCCTGCCGATCGAAGAGCATCTGCTTGAATTCGCGCGGCGGAATGACGTGAGCGTGCTCCTTTCGCCCCATGATTCAGCGAGCACGGCGATGCTCTGCCGCGCCGCGATCACGGTCGATCACATGAGTCACGACAAGTTCCTCTCCTTCCGGGCCGAGGAGTCGATCGCGTCGGTGAAAGGCATGGCGGCCGCCTCCAAATTTCAGGCTTTTCCGGTCGTGGACGACAAGGCCCGCGTGGTGGGCATTCTTTCCAAGACCGACTTTTTGAAAAAGGTCCATCGCAAGCTGATTCTGGTGGACCACAACGAGCTGTCTCAGGCGGTGCATGGGGCCGATCAGGTGGAGATTCTTGAGGTCATCGACCATCACCGCATCGGCTCGTTTACCTCGGCGCAGCCGATCCTGTTCCGCAACGAACCCGTCGGCTCGACCAGCACGATCGTTGCCGAGGGATTCTTCCATCAACAGGTTGAATTGACTCCCGCCACGGCGGGGCTCCTGCTGGCCGGCTTGATTTCCGATACCCTCAACCTGACCTCGCCCACCACGACCGAGCGCGACGCGTCGGTCCTTTCGAAGCTGGAGCAGGTTTCGGGCATTCAAGCCGGAGAATTCACCGAGAAATTGTTCGCGTCGGGTTCCGTGCTCGTTTCCAAGACGCCCGATTTGGCGGTGGTGGCGGACTGCAAGGCATACGCCGAGAAGGGACGAACCTTCAGTGTGGCTCAAATCGAGGAGCTTGGATTCGACGCGTTTTGGAAACGGCGGGCTGAACTGACTCATGCCCTCGAGGAGCATCGGGCCGCGAAGGGATACCTTTTCTCCGCATTGCTCGTGACGGACGTCGTGCAACAAATCTCCTTGCTCCTCGTGGCTGGGCCGGCCGTGTACGTCGAGTCCATCGATTATCCCGAGATCGAGCCCGGCGTGTTCGAATTGGAGGGAGTCGTGTCGCGCAAGAAGCAGGCGCTCCCGTACCTGACTTCGCAGCTCGCCCTGGTCGAGCCGCGGCTGGCTTAA
- a CDS encoding UPF0261 family protein, whose protein sequence is MATIAVLGTFDTKGAEHAYVADLIRKRGHHPLLVDVGGFGEPQIQADVSPPMVAREAGFDWAALKAQKDRGEMVAAFAKGAEQVVGRLAREGQIQGVISLGGGGGTAIATTAMRALPVGFPKVMVTTLASGNTAPYVGSKDIVLFPSIVDVAGLNRVSRVILARAAGAICGMVETSPPPASDRPVIVASMFGNTTDCVQAGRKILEDAGYEVLVFHATGTGGRTMESLIESGLAAGVFDVTTTEWADELVGGILTAGPTRCEAAAKAGVPAVLAPGCLDMVNFGPPETVPARFQGRRFYRHNPQVTLMRTTPEECAELGRILAEKANLSRGPVAVLLPLRGISVISAAGGSFHDARADEALFDAIRRHLRPHVERVEVDAAINDPVFAERAAQVLLRYLRS, encoded by the coding sequence ATGGCAACCATCGCGGTCTTGGGGACCTTCGACACCAAAGGGGCGGAGCACGCCTATGTGGCGGATTTGATCAGAAAACGAGGGCATCATCCTCTGCTCGTGGATGTGGGTGGATTCGGAGAACCGCAGATTCAAGCCGACGTCAGCCCCCCGATGGTTGCCCGCGAGGCGGGTTTTGATTGGGCGGCGCTGAAGGCCCAGAAAGATCGTGGGGAGATGGTGGCTGCTTTCGCGAAAGGCGCCGAGCAAGTGGTCGGCAGGCTCGCGCGTGAAGGCCAAATCCAAGGGGTCATTTCACTGGGGGGAGGCGGCGGCACGGCCATTGCCACGACCGCGATGCGGGCGCTTCCCGTGGGGTTTCCCAAAGTCATGGTGACCACGCTCGCCAGCGGGAACACCGCGCCCTATGTGGGTTCCAAGGACATCGTTCTCTTCCCGAGCATCGTCGATGTAGCCGGATTGAACCGGGTGTCTCGGGTGATTCTGGCGCGTGCCGCCGGGGCCATTTGCGGCATGGTGGAGACCTCGCCCCCCCCCGCCTCCGACCGACCGGTGATTGTGGCGAGCATGTTCGGGAACACGACCGATTGCGTCCAGGCGGGCCGGAAGATTCTGGAAGACGCGGGATACGAAGTGCTGGTTTTCCATGCCACCGGGACGGGTGGCCGGACGATGGAATCCTTGATCGAGTCCGGTCTCGCGGCCGGTGTGTTCGATGTCACCACGACGGAGTGGGCCGACGAGCTGGTGGGCGGCATTCTCACTGCGGGTCCGACGCGATGTGAGGCGGCCGCCAAGGCGGGAGTGCCCGCGGTGCTGGCTCCGGGGTGTTTGGACATGGTGAATTTTGGACCGCCTGAGACGGTCCCCGCCCGTTTCCAAGGACGACGGTTCTACCGGCACAACCCCCAAGTCACCCTCATGCGCACCACCCCGGAGGAATGCGCCGAGCTGGGGCGGATCCTGGCGGAGAAGGCCAACCTTTCGCGCGGACCGGTGGCAGTCCTCCTTCCTCTGCGCGGCATCAGCGTGATCAGTGCAGCGGGCGGGAGTTTTCATGATGCCCGCGCCGATGAAGCCCTTTTCGACGCGATACGCCGGCATCTTCGGCCTCATGTGGAGAGGGTGGAAGTGGACGCGGCGATCAACGATCCCGTCTTTGCGGAACGCGCCGCGCAGGTGTTGCTGCGTTATTTACGGAGCTAA